The genomic DNA CAAAACCCAGTCCCTGGCTGCTGGTGTTAAAAGGGCAgagagaaaggcaagaaaacctCCAGGAAGCAACATGGGTAGAACCCCACAAGTGAATACTGCTGTCAAAACACAAACAGCGATTTGTAACGCATTTCATGTGCAAGTGGCATCCAACGGGATCTTCCACTTTCTCCACAGGAACTTTAACAGCCATTTCTCTTCAGACAGGTGTGCCACGAGTGTCTTAAAGACCCACGGAAAAAGCTCTGCAACAGAACACTGCCATGTGCTATTCAAGTTAGGTACCTGTGTGGAAAACCCTGTCTTACTATACAATTACCTTTTtaagctttttctttgctgcCGGATTGGCCACAACGTTCCCCTCGGTTTTGGCGGTCGCATCATCAgttgtctcctttttttcttcggTAGTGACATCAGCTAAACTGGCGACATCCGCATCATCCCCCGCCGAGCTGCCGCTTTCTAACAGCGCTGCCGCTTCCTCCTCGTCCACCAGCAGCTCATCTTCCGACTCCAGCAGCAAACTCGGCTCGTCTGGGTCAGCCTGTTCGCTGCTTTTAGTGCCCGATGGCTCAGCGGCATCGTCTTGTTTCTCCTCTTTCGCTTTAGCTTCCGCACCGTCATTTTCAGGTTTCTGAGCAGCATCTGTCTTAGATTTCTTATCGCTTGGAGAATCTTTGCTGTCTGGAGAATACGTTCTCTTTCtgcaaagaataaagaataccTGCTTGTAAATCTGAAGAGAGTCCAGAAACGCCTAAAAAGAGGTAGTTATAGTTTTCTAGATAAGCCTGAAGTAGATTGTGCTTTAGTTTCAAAAAGGGAAGGGTTGAGGGAAAGATCCCACTCTTGAAATATGCAAAAGGCTGCAAGGAAAAACAGTCCTTACAGCACAGGACAACTGCTCATGGGTGTAAACTGAAGGAAGGCAACGCTAATTAGGGACTGGAAAGGATTGCCTGAAGAGGCTGTGAAACCACCAGCATTTGAGGAGGAGGGCAGGTAGCACTAGAAACAGTTCATCTCAGGATACAACAAAGAATAACTGGATCTCAGACATTGCCTAACTCCTTTTGTATAATTTCTATACTCTGGGTAAgctattttcatatttcttttaaacaattttATGCTTTAGCAACAGTTAATTACCTAGTTTTATCCTTTTTCAGCAGTTCAACTCCTTTGTTTGGaatctaaaatgaaattttaaaaaatggtaagTCACAGTAATGATGATTTACACAACAGTCACAGCATTAATTCAGACCAGACAGCACCATCTAGGCAAGCACTCCCAACGACGTTAATGcacaagtacttttagcacctaaCAGGTAGCAACCTGCTATTCTGTTAGACAGGACTGTACCAACCTAGAAATCCCAACTTGATTCCCAGTCACTGCCAGTTACCCAGTGGGACATCCTGCTCCAGAACAACCCGTGTTCACGGACAGCACAAGTCAGCGTGACCCTCTTCCCCCGTCCCCGGCGTTAGCAGTGGGCGACATGGAAAGCTTCAGCAGACCCACACTTTGCTTATTTATGAGTTACCGAATAGGAAGTTCCACTCATATGGCAGCAACATGGAAAATGATCCAATGCATTGCCTAAGTATTTGAATTTGCACAAAGCATTCGCTTTCGGCGCATTATCAGGTGCAATAGGAAAATTCCTTCACGCTCCGCAATAGAAAGCTTATGTTTGAGACAGCGTGACAGTTCAGATTGCTCCTCCTTTCCTAGCTAATGTCATAGGCCCATCGAGAAAGTCAACTGCAAGACTATTAGCCTGGTActatgtaaaaacaaacaaaaaaccactgTTGGCCAACACCTCCCTCCTTGGTATGAGCTACACGTGCAAAGTGCAGTTACATTCCGAGTTTTGACAAAGCTTCTTTTTAAGAGTTAGCAATCTATCGAGGTAGCTGGGGGTTCGTGTCCACAAGAGGGATCAAAATGCTCCCTGTGCTAAAGGAAAGAGGTTTTGGATGGCAAACAACACTGGAAACATGTTCTGTTGTAAAATCTGGTAGGGATTCCTCCTTAAACTACCaacatttcatcttttttctgtaTACTAGAAtacaacaaaacagacaaaaccagcagcagctgtgaaaaGCCAAGAACTAAGTATCGAATGCCTGAGGACACCATTCTGCCACCCGGCTTGATTTTACTCACTGATCATTTTCAGAGGAGAGCGAGAGAAAAAGAACCCACCTTACAGAACATTTtagattttaatgaaaatatctccatttgtctgggttttgtttaatctgaaaggaaaatccGTGTACTTTGTTCTAGGCCACGTAACACCCCTCATGCCAAGTAACTGCGCTCAGGTAGTTCAGAAAATGCCAAAGCGAATCCTTCCAAATTCTCAATAAGCGCTAGCTGTCTTCTACTTCACTTTACCCCTTCGAACACAATTAAAAACCTAAACCCACTACTTACCCTTAACACCAGTTTCTTGTACTTTTCAGATAAATCCACTTTCACACATCTGCCTTGGAACCAAAGCGCTTTGTTGGCACAATGCTCAACCATCGCTAAAGCGTCTTCTCTGGTCTCCATCTCAATGAAAGCCTGAAAAGATGAAAACACACATTAATAATGACTGTGAACTACACCACACTTCTGCAGGCAAAGCTATTTAACCTAAACCACAGCATTTCCAAACGCTGAAACAAAATTGAGAGATACAACTAGATCCGTCCTCTCCAAACAAGCCGTACATTTTTACATTTACCAAAGTGCTCTATACACCCCGGCTTTTCAATTCAGTAATATCTGTCCCATAGAAAGCtctgaaattaaacaaattaaacagtattttattttttgagagaAGCCTTAAACAGCAAGGCAGCATTTGCTGGTCTGTCGGCCCTGCTTTGTGAGGGGTCCCTCCAAGAGACAAGCCTACAACACACTAAGTCTGCTGaacaagcttttaaaaacacatctgGGCTAAAGGATCACGAGCAGATAGAGAAGAGCTGTTTCTGCATACAGCTTGGACAGCAAGGGGGTTGAATTCTGGTGAATTATGGTCGGGCAGGACTTCCTGGGGGTCACACAATGGATTCCAGTCGTTTTTCACTCCCCAAGTGTGACAttagtcaggcagaaagggacctggggggactaatggacaggaagctcaacatgagccaacagtgtgcccaggtggccaagaaggccaatggtgtcctgtcctgtatccaaaccagcgtggtgagcaggacaagggcagtgatccttcccctgtgctctgcattggggaggccacacctggagtgttgtgttcagttctgggcccctcagctcaggaaagagattgaagtgctggagcgggtccagagaagagcaacaagactggggaagggacttgaacacaagccctgtggagagaggctgagggagctgggcttgtttagtctggagaagaggaggcttagagctgagctcagcactctctagaactacctgaagggcagttctagccaggtggggattgggctcttctcccaggcatcagcaataggacaagggggcatgggcttcaactctgccaggggaaattgaggctggagattagaaagaaattctctgcagagagagtggtcaggcattggaatggctgcccagggaggtgctggactcaccggccctggaggtttttaaactgagattggccatggcacttagtgccatgatctagtcaatggactggagttggaccaagggttggactggatgatctctgagggcttttccaacccagtccattctgtgattctgtgattagggGATTCAGGCACTCATCACTCTGAAAAAGCACCGGAATTTCCTATTTAACTCTAGGGAGCAACAAACTGGGACagcaaagctgaaaacaaatacagaactAAATACTTTAAACTCCTGTGTATTTATAGAAATCATTGTACACGCACATCCAAAGCACTTTACTATATACATGCAATGCAAtatcttcaggtttttttaaaagttcagaGAGCCACAGTGCAACTGCCTTTgtttaaagaatgaaaaataagagatAATTAAAGGAATGTGTAATAGTGGTATATATTTGTGTCTCATAGGTAATGTTTTCTCAGCCTTAAGAATGTTCCAAGACTCCCAGAAATCtgcataacaaaaaaaaaaattaagcctCAATGCTAAATATACCTTCTCAGCTGAggtctattctttcctttttttttaatttacatgcAGCTCCCATTACAGTAACGTTGTGCAGGAAGCTGGACAGCAACCACCACCTACACCCCAATAATTCCCATACCTGTGCTAGAGCAGCAAGTCTGCACACACACCCGTTCAAGGCACATCAGCTCTTCACAGCTGAAAACCCAAGTTCCAAATCACCACATGTGTGCTGCAATGCTCACTCACCTGGCTCTTCATTCTCATCAGGATGTAGTTCTTAATCTTCCCGTAGGGTTCCGCCAGTTTGAGGACGGCGTTGTCGGAGTATCCAGAGTGAGGTAAATTGCTGAGGTGAATCACACGGCCAAGTTCTGGTTTTGGCGGCTCATTTTTTTGGTCAGGTTTACCCTCAGGCTTCTAAAATTTAAAAGGGTATTAAATTTTTTGTAGTGCATGCTACATAAGATATAAATTAGTGACTGTCCCTTGATTCAGTTGATATGGCTGAGAAGTACATAAAGAATAACTTAAACGCAACGGCCTCGTAACACTGAATGCCCCAGATTAAAATAAGGCAGAATGTTTTACCTTTATTCTCTTGTATTTCTGTGACAAGTGGACTCGGACTGGTTTACCAAACACCAGCGCGGGTGTTGTGGAGTAGTATTCTACTGCAGCCTGGGCATCTTCGGTAGTCGACATTTCAATGAACGCCTGAAATCATACAAACAAATTAAGCGCTACTCCTTCAAGAACTAGtactgttttattattattatttttaacctcAAGGTCTTCGTTGCTTTCCTGTAAAAACAGCTGCACCAAAAACAAAAGCCGCCTTTTGGCTACAACTTGAAGTGCCCTGCAGAACTTGGCAGGAAGGGCACATACTTTATTTAGGCGCGCAAACAGAACTATTTGGTTGGTTCACATTCCACCTACATTTGGATCCAACACATTCAATTGctgcctgttttttctcttctatgaTATTGGCTTTTTCCACACTTCAAAATATGGCATTGCGTAATAGAAACTATGACCAAATAAGTTTTCAGAGTATATTAGAACAAGAACAGAATTTGAAAGCAGAGTGTACTTTCAAGAAAGCTACGAACAACAAAAACCAGGATTTTTAAGCTATTTAAGTTAAAATGCAGTATTACAGCATTTCAGGAAAGAAACTCAGCAGTCACTCCTCCTTTCACCCATGACCTTGGTGTCATCTTGCTTGGTAGCCAAGTAAGTCATTTCACAATAATTAAGCTCCACCATTAAGCACACTAAAGACACCGAGCAGTGCCGGCAGCAGCACTGAAGGGCCCCATCTCACCTCATTGATTTTGTTTAGAATCAGGTGGTTTGTAATGATTCCAAACGGTTCAACAAGCTGAAGCAGCTGGTATCTCAAGTTCTTTCCCCTCTGGAAATCCATGATGTGAACAACTCTGCTTGTTTCCTGTTGAAGACAAAGGATACGGACACAACGTGAACAGGAGATGTGCATCAGCTAACCTAAAAACAAAGTCTGCAAGGCTCTGCTCTactatttatttacttcttgATTGTAAATCTTCAGCAGTAACCAAAAGGAGATGCATACAGAACGGCACAGAAGCTCTGGGGATTTCCAGAGAGGAAGATGCCTGCTGTGCCAAAGCCGCTGTTCTGCACGCTCATCATAAAGAGAGTGTTTAAATACGGCCGGTGGAGTTTTGGAACAGATATTTTGTAGAGTACTCGGCACAACAAAACCTTCAGCAAAGCATCAGCATTTccacacaaataaataataaagccTTTTAAAGACAATCCATTCATTCAAACAGATcttcaggaaagcaaacaaaaggcaTATGTACTTAAAATTGTGGGTTTgtagaaacaagaaaacacaccaAATTTTTAATACTCACcactctgcccttttgcatgtgTCTCGGTCCTTGcatatttccatttccagctcctttaagaaattaaaagaatgaGCAAGCTTAGTTCAACCTGTAAGACTGGTACTAACATGTCTTTTCAGATTTCTTAAAAGATTCAAGTCACTTGTAATACCAAAACACAACGGCATCAAGTTTAAAAAACTAATAATTTCATTAGTCTGACAAGacttaaattatttcagagctTCCTTCCTCATCATCCTGTTCAATTCAACACTAGAGAAGGAGCTGCACGGACTGAGGTGCAGAAACAGCGGAGAATAAGCCCattgagaaataagaaaactgcCTCCTGTTTTAGGCTAAGATTTGCCATAGCAAAACATCTTCATACACAAAAGATAAGAGATCTCCTTAACAAAGATACATTTTGTACAACCGAGGTTTTTGGTGTAGGAAGAGACTCCTAGTTTTGCTTCTAACCCAAACTCAACTCTACCATAATGCTTATTTTACTAGGAAACACCTGAAAAAAGCCTTTCAGACAGTCTGGCTCAAAGTCAAGTTTGAGGTGTTTTGAAAAACTAActgtaatattttaatgaaattaagtaTAGACGCATCTATCGTCTAAAAACGCCTTTAAAGAGTCTGAAATACTTGCACTCTGTCAGGATACCTATGTAAATGACTTCATTTTGCTCCTTTAGTCACTTGAACCATTTAAAAGGGGAGAAGCAACAACTTCAGGCAAGAACCTGATTCTTAGCCTGCcttcctgggaagaagaggcttACACCATCTATCTTCCCATTTCTCAGTTGCTATTTACATCTATTTGTCAAATCTATACAAAAttaagggggggaaaaaacactTAGGACattgaattattttaagtttcacaaaaaaaacaaaccaccaacaaaagACAGACACTAAAAACTTATAGATGGGGGAAAAATGCGTGGATTAATCAAACACAGTTAAAAAACCAGCCATAATAATGCAGTTAGCAGATGGTGGAAGGTGATAGTGAGGGATCCGAGTACCAGTCTTTGGCCACAGAGGGTATTTCAGTTCTGCTGTCCAAAAACGTGAGTGTTCTTTTGTTTAAAGACActggtaaaaaataaaataagccaagaaaaaccaagagaatcaaacCCACAAGATCTAGGTCTTGTAAAAGCTGCTGATGTTACCTCTTGGGCCAACAGGAGGCCCTCCAAGGTGGAATGGAGGTGGTGGTGGTCCCAGAATCCCTGGTGCGGGGTTTGTGGATTGCTGCAACATAAAGGGATCACCCctagaaagaggggaaaaagcaacgttcattttaaaccaaaaatcaGTCTCAAAAAACACCCCTAACTTCTGCAGAGCAGCCAAGGCACAGTTAACTTCAGCCACTTTTACTGCTGTGCTTCAGCCCATAGAAAATAAAGGGAGGTATCCAGGCGAAGAAAAGGTGTGTTGTTTCACAGCAAGTGTTAAAAACATCCTCTGCTTCAcacaaaatattacaaatatcATAAAATTCACTACTACTTACATTCCATGTCCTGAATCACTGTCAGGATTCCATTCTGGGTATCTtaaaagacacacacaaaaaaggaaaaggtaagaAGAAGAGAATCTCTACCTATGCAATAATTTCCATACAAGCGGCAATACCTTTCCACGTCAGCACAGATAAAAGACACGGTAACACTGACCGCGACGAGATGTGAGCAGCATCTCTTGCCAGAAGTGCTATTCTTAATGAGAAGCTTCTCGCAATATGTAACACGCCTGATAGTTTATAATGCATATTGCAGTTtgctttacattaaaaattgaGACAAGCGACAAGTAAAAAATTACAGTATACTCCCCCTGTTGACATTCAGCTCTTTAAACATGTTACATGTTGATCAGTAGGATCCAAAAGTTATGAACTAAGATCCCTTTTTTGTCCTGAAGATGCTCTGTTTAAGCTATGTGTTT from Columba livia isolate bColLiv1 breed racing homer chromosome 14, bColLiv1.pat.W.v2, whole genome shotgun sequence includes the following:
- the MATR3 gene encoding matrin-3 isoform X5; the encoded protein is MSGGRAAGRRRAVRWYSRESREWNHHINGATHSRRCQLLLEIYPEWNPDSDSGHGMGDPFMLQQSTNPAPGILGPPPPPFHLGGPPVGPRGAGNGNMQGPRHMQKGRVETSRVVHIMDFQRGKNLRYQLLQLVEPFGIITNHLILNKINEAFIEMSTTEDAQAAVEYYSTTPALVFGKPVRVHLSQKYKRIKKPEGKPDQKNEPPKPELGRVIHLSNLPHSGYSDNAVLKLAEPYGKIKNYILMRMKSQAFIEMETREDALAMVEHCANKALWFQGRCVKVDLSEKYKKLVLRIPNKGVELLKKDKTRKRTYSPDSKDSPSDKKSKTDAAQKPENDGAEAKAKEEKQDDAAEPSGTKSSEQADPDEPSLLLESEDELLVDEEEAAALLESGSSAGDDADVASLADVTTEEKKETTDDATAKTEGNVVANPAAKKKLKKRYVGGFPRSMEGFVTLDEVGDEEDSDHQKLRKSGLALKSAPKTDESLAEIKVDKMEEPEQENETLENGTKPEDNSKAENAEASDPTAVQDAEKNTHENTDTQDEQEAKSVQEKALVPDEFRIGPYQPNVPVENSG
- the MATR3 gene encoding matrin-3 isoform X3, producing MSGGRAAGRRRAVRWYSRESREWNHHINGATHSRRCQLLLEIYPEWNPDSDSGHGMGDPFMLQQSTNPAPGILGPPPPPFHLGGPPVGPRGAGNGNMQGPRHMQKGRVETSRVVHIMDFQRGKNLRYQLLQLVEPFGIITNHLILNKINEAFIEMSTTEDAQAAVEYYSTTPALVFGKPVRVHLSQKYKRIKKPEGKPDQKNEPPKPELGRVIHLSNLPHSGYSDNAVLKLAEPYGKIKNYILMRMKSQAFIEMETREDALAMVEHCANKALWFQGRCVKVDLSEKYKKLVLRIPNKGVELLKKDKTRKRTYSPDSKDSPSDKKSKTDAAQKPENDGAEAKAKEEKQDDAAEPSGTKSSEQADPDEPSLLLESEDELLVDEEEAAALLESGSSAGDDADVASLADVTTEEKKETTDDATAKTEGNVVANPAAKKKLKKRYVGGFPRSMEGFVTLDEVGDEEDSDHQKLRKSGLALKSAPKTDESLAEIKVDKMEEPEQENETLENGTKPEDNSKAENAEASDPTAVQDAEKNTHENTDTQDEQEAKSVQEKALVPDEFRIGPYQPNVPVGVNYVVPKTGFYCKLCSLFYTNEDVAKKTHCSSLPHYQKLKKILDKMAEDHRQKKEA
- the MATR3 gene encoding matrin-3 isoform X6; the protein is MGDPFMLQQSTNPAPGILGPPPPPFHLGGPPVGPRGAGNGNMQGPRHMQKGRVETSRVVHIMDFQRGKNLRYQLLQLVEPFGIITNHLILNKINEAFIEMSTTEDAQAAVEYYSTTPALVFGKPVRVHLSQKYKRIKKPEGKPDQKNEPPKPELGRVIHLSNLPHSGYSDNAVLKLAEPYGKIKNYILMRMKSQAFIEMETREDALAMVEHCANKALWFQGRCVKVDLSEKYKKLVLRIPNKGVELLKKDKTRKRTYSPDSKDSPSDKKSKTDAAQKPENDGAEAKAKEEKQDDAAEPSGTKSSEQADPDEPSLLLESEDELLVDEEEAAALLESGSSAGDDADVASLADVTTEEKKETTDDATAKTEGNVVANPAAKKKLKKRYVGGFPRSMEGFVTLDEVGDEEDSDHQKLRKSGLALKSAPKTDESLAEIKVDKMEEPEQENETLENGTKPEDNSKAENAEASDPTAVQDAEKNTHENTDTQDEQEAKSVQEKALVPDEFRIGPYQPNVPVGVNYVVPKTGFYCKLCSLFYTNEDVAKKTHCSSLPHYQKLKKILDKMAEDHRQKKEA
- the MATR3 gene encoding matrin-3 isoform X4; translated protein: MILEWNHHINGATHSRRCQLLLEIYPEWNPDSDSGHGMGDPFMLQQSTNPAPGILGPPPPPFHLGGPPVGPRGAGNGNMQGPRHMQKGRVETSRVVHIMDFQRGKNLRYQLLQLVEPFGIITNHLILNKINEAFIEMSTTEDAQAAVEYYSTTPALVFGKPVRVHLSQKYKRIKKPEGKPDQKNEPPKPELGRVIHLSNLPHSGYSDNAVLKLAEPYGKIKNYILMRMKSQAFIEMETREDALAMVEHCANKALWFQGRCVKVDLSEKYKKLVLRIPNKGVELLKKDKTRKRTYSPDSKDSPSDKKSKTDAAQKPENDGAEAKAKEEKQDDAAEPSGTKSSEQADPDEPSLLLESEDELLVDEEEAAALLESGSSAGDDADVASLADVTTEEKKETTDDATAKTEGNVVANPAAKKKLKKRYVGGFPRSMEGFVTLDEVGDEEDSDHQKLRKSGLALKSAPKTDESLAEIKVDKMEEPEQENETLENGTKPEDNSKAENAEASDPTAVQDAEKNTHENTDTQDEQEAKSVQEKALVPDEFRIGPYQPNVPVGVNYVVPKTGFYCKLCSLFYTNEDVAKKTHCSSLPHYQKLKKILDKMAEDHRQKKEA